In Micromonospora ferruginea, the sequence CCAGGGCGCCCGCGTCTTCCCGCCGATCGGCGAGCCGGGCCCCGAGGGATGGAGCACGAGCGTCGGCGACGGCACCGCACAGAACATGATCAACGCCCGGGCGAACGACGGCTCCGGGAACAACACCGCGTACACCCCGACCATCGCCGCCGGGCAGTGGCGGCCCACCGAGGCCGGCACGGTCGCGGCCAGCCCGAACTGGGGCCGGGTCACGCCGTTCGCGCTGACCTCCTCCTCGCAGTTCCGCCCCTCGCTCCCCGGCGGCTTCACCACCATCACCTCGATGCTGACCAGTTCCACGTACGCGACCCAGGTCAACGAGGTGCGGAACTACGGCGGGTCCACCAGCACGCTCCGCACCGCCGACCAGACCCAGGCGGCCTTCTTCTGGGCCAACGACCTCAACGGCACCTACAAGCCCCCGGGCCAGCTCTTCGAGCACACCCAGATCATCGCCAAGGCCAAGGGCACCGCCGCGACGAGCCGACTCTTCGCCCTGGTCGCCATGGCCATGGCGGACGCCTCGATCGCGGCCTGGGACGCCAAGTACGAGACCACCATCGACCTGTGGCGCCCGGACACCGCGATCGAGGAGCCGCAGAGCGACGGCAACGCCGCCACCACGCCCAACAAGGCGTGGGAGCCGCTCTCCACGGCCGCCGACGGCACCCACTTCTCGCCCAACTTCCCGGCGTACATCTCCGGTCACGCCACCTTCGCCGGGGCCTGGGCAGGCGTCATGAAGCGGTTCTACGGCACCGACGCGGTCACCTTCACCGCCACCACCGAGGACCCCAAGGCGTCCGGGGTGCAGCGCACCTTCACCTCCTTCTCCGCCGCCGCCAACGAGAACGCCCTCAGCCGGCTCTGGCTGGGC encodes:
- a CDS encoding vanadium-dependent haloperoxidase, whose translation is MRRTPLRRLAAIALTAVTAIGGLVAVQSPAAAVSPGFDHTIYWNDVLLKTYRAVGGPPTVLARAGAMMHLAMWDATASLSGTQSAYLGKVSRLPNWSYDLDMNVDAAAVKVLRAVFPTRDFTADYQGARVFPPIGEPGPEGWSTSVGDGTAQNMINARANDGSGNNTAYTPTIAAGQWRPTEAGTVAASPNWGRVTPFALTSSSQFRPSLPGGFTTITSMLTSSTYATQVNEVRNYGGSTSTLRTADQTQAAFFWANDLNGTYKPPGQLFEHTQIIAKAKGTAATSRLFALVAMAMADASIAAWDAKYETTIDLWRPDTAIEEPQSDGNAATTPNKAWEPLSTAADGTHFSPNFPAYISGHATFAGAWAGVMKRFYGTDAVTFTATTEDPKASGVQRTFTSFSAAANENALSRLWLGVHYRWDADAGLATGDAVANRVFSNYLR